Within Quercus lobata isolate SW786 chromosome 5, ValleyOak3.0 Primary Assembly, whole genome shotgun sequence, the genomic segment TCCCAAGCCCAGTGTTCAAGTACTCATAAAGAATTCCCACCAACCAACCAAATGTTTGTTGTCCTAATCCCTTAAATTTggcaaatttaaaaaaaggggGCATTTTCTTTAGGAAAGCAAATTTGAGTTACCCCTATTGGAGAGAGGTAACATCAACCGACATTAAGGAAGTTCACTGCTTAATGTTAGTTTGTGTTAATATCCAACTACTATAACTGATATTCCTTACTATCAATAGGTCTAATGGTGACCCTAACATCATTATATATAAGAGCATCGGAGGACTGAGGACTGATATGATTTTCACAAACCATTCTTTTGTAGGTATGCTAAATTTCGCGACCCCAATCAATGGAAAAACCCAATCAAATTCAAGTACGTGTTAATCAACAAAAGAGCCTAGACAATAATGaaaccatataaaaaaaaaaagacaattacgtaactttttgaaaaagattGTCAAATTCTTGTGTTAGCTcttattttccttatttaattTCTATCTAGAATCACTGAATTTACAAGTAATACCTGCTTGATCGTGGTACTCCAACTAtatcttaaccaaaaaaaagaaaaagagaatcaTTAAATCCTTTggaaaaatgccaaaaaaagagagaagggcaTGAAAAACAAATCTTCTAGACTTCTAGTCTAGTAATAGTAGTATTAAAGagcaccaatatatatatataataaatccatcaaatttcattttacaCAGTAAAACAGAATTGCAGTATTGAATTCCTTGGGAAAATTTACCCcacagtaaaaaaaaacaataaaataaaaaaaaacacagtttaTGACGAATCAGGAGGCACCACGTGGATAAAGATGGAATCAGAAAATGTCAAGGATCTCGAGGATCGAACGGTTGCAGAGGGGACACGAACCTCGATTCAACCAAAGCTCCCTCGAACACACCCTGCAAAAAGTGTGCCCACATGGTATGAACGCTGCGCCTTTCTTCCTCACCATGCACACGCAGCACACCGAATCATTCCCCTCCACTccacctttctctctctctttctccttctccGTCATCATCGTCGTCTCCTCATCTCCACCGTCCGTTTCCTCCAGCAATCTCATCAACGAAACCCTGAACGGCGTTCCCGGTGCTGACGTCGTCCCCCCTACGGTGCTGTCTGTAGGCCCCACTGATGCCACTCTCTCCGGTTCATGCGACGCACGAAGTTGTCTCTCAGCTGCCAACGCGGCAGCTAAGTTCATACCCGAACCCGACGTAACCGGGCTCACGCAAAGCGGATCCGGGTTCTG encodes:
- the LOC115992401 gene encoding uncharacterized protein LOC115992401, encoding MDGVDGTRRRRRSLKERLGLKGMGCCGTTWVFGGTNVRDNNIVDDDDDDDEEEDVVVIDVGLGQAPPGQNPDPLCVSPVTSGSGMNLAAALAAERQLRASHEPERVASVGPTDSTVGGTTSAPGTPFRVSLMRLLEETDGGDEETTMMTEKEKEREKGGVEGNDSVCCVCMVRKKGAAFIPCGHTFCRVCSRELWLNRGSCPLCNRSILEILDIF